One genomic region from Yarrowia lipolytica chromosome 1C, complete sequence encodes:
- a CDS encoding uncharacterized protein (Compare to YALI0C02519g, weakly similar to uniprot|Q6CHW5 Yarrowia lipolytica YALI0A03971g) — METPEIRLEILRHCSLDALVALSQTCTDFRALMPLLDDTLVRPKVLKRVPWMTVAPGAGLKSWMDCARLIVARYKSRTQEPEQWCTTDSQHVYDMDDLANTADIEYIDGVCVDGEALPKSFDPLFESADFPVPYGLARGKYLMSIRDDGITLDMTTMEHVPENPDQFPFKLPDPADVWIAMEDFVSVRDGSKWVFRCANSYITIISQAMFCVRQESERWIVIEDETEHDAEEDNVYIIDKQKAVNNTLLFDRHNCVSHYPRGYMKDYTFHLLPGSQGAFRVKFDLTVRKLFIYYLDLTNGEPEILVMELNGSDQLIYERGHAFDPMPDLFLIYRGMLYYNHYQHVLIPLWVDLEAVPSTGNKYSWRSLSMASISHDFHKSPVELDRSEDGRWVTQAWSERRIVCDLLRFKTYIVRDYGWQKDPWKVSGEYHEEVKEIGCIFVGADRTAEKPVFYVINRPYLFAMDLILHKREKLEPDVFLHRVSKLVYNLFFEGSKQLQKSAGYYAEAVYEHIDQVPWLKGEPLNAVDEQQEALKMKYALTEEVYKRPLPMTRTQAKKS; from the coding sequence ATGGAAACACCGGAGATTCGGCTAGAAATCCTCCGCCATTGTTCTCTCGACGCTCTCGTCGCTCTTAGCCAAACATGCACCGATTTCAGAGCATTAATGCCTCTGCTGGACGACACTCTGGTCCGACCGAAAGTGCTGAAACGAGTTCCATGGATGACTGTGGCTCCAGGAGCAGGTCTGAAGTCGTGGATGGATTGTGCACGACTCATTGTTGCCCGATACAAGTCGCGGACACAAGAACCCGAACAATGGTGTACCACTGACTCTCAACATGTCTATGATATGGACGATTTGGCAAATACTGCTGATATCGAGTATATTGACGGCGTCTGCGTGGATGGAGAAGCTCTACCCAAGTCGTTTGACCCTCTGTTTGAATCTGCTGACTTCCCGGTACCTTATGGACTAGCTAGGGGCAAGTATCTAATGAGCATTAGGGATGACGGTATCACTCTCGATATGACCACCATGGAACATGTTCCCGAAAACCCAGACCAGTTCCCGTTCAAACTGCCAGACCCAGCAGATGTCTGGATTGCCATGGAAGACTTTGTCAGTGTGCGAGACGGTTCCAAATGGGTATTCAGATGCGCCAACTCTtacatcaccatcatcagCCAAGCCATGTTCTGCGTGAGGCAAGAGAGCGAAAGATGGATCGTCATTGAAGACGAAACTGAACACGATGCAGAGGAAGACAATGTTTACATTATTGATAAACAAAAGGCCGTCAATAATACTCTTTTGTTTGATCGCCACAACTGTGTTTCCCACTATCCTCGTGGATATATGAAGGACTACACTTttcaccttcttccaggATCGCAGGGGGCATTCAGGGTAAAATTTGACCTCACTGTTAGGAAATTATTTATATACTACCTTGATCTGACCAATGGAGAACCGGAGATTCTGGTCATGGAGTTGAATGGCTCAGATCAGCTAATATACGAGAGGGGACATGCGTTCGACCCTATGCCAGACCTCTTTCTCATCTACAGGGGCATGCTCTATTACAACCACTACCAGCACGTGTTGATTCCTTTGTGGGTCGATCTTGAAGCGGTGCCTTCCACAGGAAACAAGTACTCATGGAGGTCACTCAGCATGGCGTCTATTTCTCATGACTTCCACAAATCTCCCGTGGAGTTGGATAGGTCCGAGGATGGAAGATGGGTGACTCAAGCCTGGAGCGAGCGACGAATCGTGTGTGATCTACTCAGGTTCAAAACGTACATTGTTCGTGACTATGGATGGCAAAAGGACCCCTGGAAGGTTTCTGGAGAATACCATGAAGAagtcaaggagattggaTGCATATTTGTCGGAGCTGATCGAACTGCCGAGAAGCCCGTTTTTTACGTCATCAACAGGCCCTATCTGTTTGCTATGGACCTGATACTGCACAAGagggagaagctggagcctGACGTTTTCTTGCACCGGGTTTCGAAACTCGTCTACAACTTGTTCTTTGAGGGTTCCAAACAGTTGCAAAAGTCGGCCGGGTACTATGCTGAAGCTGTATACGAGCATATTGACCAGGTTCCGTGGCTCAAGGGAGAACCATTGAACGCCGTGGATGAACAGCAGGAGGCGTTGAAGATGAAGTACGCTCTAACTGAGGAGGTTTACAAGCGGCCGCTTCCGATGACTCGGACACAGGCTAAAAAATCATGA
- a CDS encoding uncharacterized protein (Compare to YALI0C02563g, similar to uniprot|Q05959 Kluyveromyces lactis Transcription initiation factor IIB (General transcription factor TFIIB)), whose product MSFQQNLNVTLMCPECKILPPDIVERFAEGDMVCGQCGLVLSDRVVDTRSEWRTFSNDDQGSDDPSRVGDAMNPLLEGSQLNTIISFGAPGSSVGRDLNRTQSRSLQDKKDAALSAVYAKISQICDGISLPRVVSDAAKEVYKLVHDDKRLRGKTPDAIIATVIFIACRHANVQRTFQEIGALTNVSKKEIRRTLELMKRLLEGTNIQAFRSTQTNPGALMPRYCSHLGLNSQVANLAEDIVKRAKEIGTLDGRSPISVAAAAIYMAAALYGNDMSAQRVSEKTGVSDGTIKTSYKHLYEAREKLVSKQLLDSGKVSFETLPKV is encoded by the coding sequence ATGTCCTTCCAACAAAACCTCAACGTGACACTCATGTGTCCCGAGTGCAAAATCCTGCCACCAGACATTGTGGAACGGTTCGCGGAGGGAGACATGGTCTGTGGCCAGTGTGGTCTGGTCCTCTCTGACCGAGTGGTTGATACCCGGTCTGAATGGAGAACCTTCTCCAACGACGACCAGGGCTCCGACGACCCCTCGCGAGTGGGAGACGCCATGAACCCTCTGCTGGAGGGCTCCCAGCTCAACACGATAATCTCGTTTGGAGCTCCGGGCTCGTCGGTCGGCAGAGACCTCAACCGAACCCAGTCGCGGTCTCTgcaggacaagaaggacgcgGCTCTGTCAGCCGTGTATGCCAAGATTTCCCAGATCTGCGACGGTATTTCGCTACCCCGAGTGGTGTCCGacgccgccaaggaggtcTACAAGCTGGTTCATGACGACAAGCGACTGCGGGGAAAAACCCCCGACGCCATCATCGCCACCGTCATTTTCATCGCTTGTAGACACGCCAACGTGCAGCGAACCTTCCAGGAAATCGGAGCTCTGACCAACgtgtccaagaaggagattcGACGAACTCTAGAGCTCATGAAACGGCTGCTCGAGGGAACCAATATCCAGGCGTTCCGATCCACCCAGACCAACCCCGGTGCTCTTATGCCCCGATACTGTTCCCATCTGGGACTCAATTCACAGGTGGCCAACCTGGCAGAAGACATTGTCAAGCGAGCCAAGGAAATCGGTACTCTGGACGGCCGTTCGCCCATTTCAGTTGCTGCCGCAGCTATTTACATGGCAGCTGCACTATATGGAAATGACATGAGTGCACAGAGAGTCAGTGAGAAGACGGGAGTGAGTGACGGAACTATCAAGACGTCGTATAAGCATTTGTATGAGGCGAGGGAGAAGCTGGTGAGTAAGCAGTTGCTGGATTCGGGCAAGGTTTCTTTTGAGACGTTGCCCAAGGTGTAG
- a CDS encoding uncharacterized protein (Compare to YALI0C02497g, no similarity) — MDLTSMMNEENEAPSHVTQDGGSENNRDVMNQQPGPGGPGGPGGPTHQQQHQPPPLQQAHLVPLNSSSTTTGIAPVPVLDKEAAHQMEPRTVQHQSSVVNQPPSSPPPLNAMGFPRYKSYKKKYKKMLIRFNSCMARSTEIFRDDLRARKIYSRIVRENMTLLGLMQRKRGEVKDSDVEEDLGPEVDDEAEEAVVETEDDNTIHGLSVKLMEKATNDAYQSVRSEEVTELNPNSIGMWLKRNHSILNTEEDPQEEGRKRRKGPGGEENRKRTKRGSMSQGSS; from the coding sequence ATGGATCTGACCAGTATGATGAACGAGGAGAACGAGGCTccgagtcacgtgacgcaAGATGGTGGCTCCGAGAACAACCGCGATGTGATGAATCAGCAGCCTGGTCCTGGTGGTCCTGGTGGTCCTGGTGGTCCTActcaccagcaacaacaccaaccaccGCCTCTGCAACAAGCTCATCTGGTGCCTTTGAACAGCTCTTCTACGACGACTGGCATtgctcctgttcctgtgcTGGACAAGGAAGCGGCTCATCAGATGGAGCCTCGGACAGTTCAACATCAATCATCTGTGGTCAATCAGCCCCCCagctctcctcctccgctCAATGCCATGGGGTTTCCTCGGTACAAATCgtacaagaagaagtacaagaagatgCTGATTCGGTTCAACAGCTGCATGGCGCGGTCGACGGAGATTTTCCGGGACGATCTACGTGCGCGCAAAATCTACAGCCGCATTGTGCGTGAGAATATGACGTTGCTGGGTCTGATGCAGCGGAAACGGGGAGAGGTCAAAGACAGtgacgtggaggaggatctggGCCCCGAGGTCGACGATGAGGCCGAGGAAGCTGTCGTGGAGACCGAGGATGACAACACCATCCATGGATTGTCGGTCAAGCtgatggagaaggccaCGAACGATGCGTACCAGTCTGTGCGGTCCGAGGAGGTCACCGAGCTGAATCCCAACTCGATAGGAATGTGGCTCAAGAGAAACCATTCGATTCTGAACACGGAAGAGGATCCTCAGGAGGAGGGAAGAAAACGACGCAAGGGCCCTGGCGGCGAGGAAAACCGTAAGAGGACAAAGAGAGGAAGTATGAGTCAGGGAAGTAGTTAG
- a CDS encoding uncharacterized protein (Compare to YALI0C02453g, weakly similar to uniprot|Q08754 Saccharomyces cerevisiae YOR299w BUD7 involved in bud-site selection), whose product MATLDAIPEFLETTVGESLTARTNALATFKELGPPDLVHLTKVDHRGESGTYHYVIGVDVSSAASVAVHLNQLTYSLGEEQLWFGKPQTWKITQGLLCSFNAFTKCDVRIIVKIPGGVESYFVDPRGERHSMTDQVWLETYMSAMIRSLLFADDDTFLTHGCLKLRPLPLKKKNVVNGDSDEGNSSKKDATSLPSLIPDSDNDVYLGGDFFLDTFERLFGIGPLSGACSEIQVPTLVSNYLVDAFMAFMRITRLYDRGLEIVRRLQTEYPEVVSLIARIQLLMDEEVEAVKTMVKGLEENGRDADLLSLQAEFLLSKNREDMALGCATRAVNSAPSESKLWTELVQVYIRQKDWENALLTLNSCPMFTYHEHDQHRMPAPAKSHYPLPLDGILKDVYEASQVDQTEEHAQIDPKLLKLPAPNLRATFAKVYEHLTAIVHEIGWDQLLEVRSRVFVMDEEYKRGGRSDKSNNQSGSASTAAIPPASATASVAGSTTAVGSAGLTAPETSHANVSSTSVSAPQFRHKRLCERWLDNLFMVLYEDLKVYTVWRAEMLYSQSENRPFEKHALEWEILGLVAFRLRHYNEAVDAFMHSLSARFSARVCWKLLQYYSDVYPEQEKQLAPQVSKTVARVAEEREIDVLVRLVSFNHRCYSVFSVKLIEAYRKLVDRDGLVKIQNRIRAIFYDDKGVLELVNEVFQGIH is encoded by the exons ATGGCTACGTTGGATGCGATTCCTGA attCCTAGAAACCACGGTTGGAGAGTCGCTCACAGCTCGAACCAACGCGCTGGCAACGTTCAAGGAGCTGGGTCCCCCCGACCTGGTGCACTTGACCAAGGTGGACCACCGAGGCGAGTCCGGGACCTACCACTACGTTATTGGTGTCGACGTGTCGTCTGCGGCGTCTGTGGCCGTCCACCTCAACCAACTGACCTACTCTCTTGGAGAGGAGCAGCTGTGGTTTGGCAAGCCCCAGACATGGAAGATTACCCAAGGTCTGCTGTGTTCGTTCAATGCCTTCACCAAGTGTGACGTACGAATCATTGTAAAGATCCCCGGCGGCGTGGAGTCGTACTTTGTGGACCCTCGAGGCGAGAGACACTCCATGACCGACCAGGTGTGGCTGGAAACATACATGAGTGCCATGATCCGGTCGTTACTGTttgccgacgacgacactTTCTTGACGCATGGCTGTCTCAAGCTGCGACCTCTGCcgctgaagaagaagaatgTGGTCAACGGCGACTCTGACGAGGGCAACtcgtccaagaaggacgccaCTTCACTGCCCAGCTTGATCCCCGATTCCGACAATGACGTCTATCTTGGCGGCGACTTCTTCCTTGACACCTTTGAGCGTCTTTTCGGCATTGGGCCTCTTTCGGGCGCCTGTTCAGAGATCCAGGTGCCTACTCTCGTCAGCAATTATCTTGTTGACGCGTTCATGGCCTTCATGCGAATCACCCGGCTGTACGACAGAGGTCTGGAGATTGTGCGACGTTTGCAGACCGAGTACCCCGAGGTGGTGTCTCTGATTGCACGAATCCAGCTGCtgatggacgaggaggtggaagCCGTTAAGACCATGGTAAAGGGCTTGGAGGAGAATGGCCGGGACGCAGATCTGCTCTCCCTGCAGGCCGAGTTCCTGCTGTCCAAGAACCGAGAGGATATGGCTCTTGGATGCGCCACACGAGCCGTCAACTCTGCTCCCTCAGAGTCCAAGCTGTGGACAGAGCTGGTGCAGGTGTATATTCGCCAGAAGGATTGGGAAAACGCCCTTCTAACGCTCAACTCTTGTCCCATGTTCACATACCACGAGCACGACCAGCATCGAATGCCCGCCCCCGCCAAGAGTCACTACCCCCTGCCTCTGGAtggcattctcaaggacgtTTACGAGGCGTCGCAGGTCGACCAGACCGAGGAGCATGCGCAGATCGACCCCAAGCTCCTGAAGCTACCCGCCCCCAACCTGCGGGCCACCTTTGCCAAGGTCTACGAACATCTTACGGCCATTGTTCACGAGATTGGCTGggaccagctgctggaggtgcGATCACgtgtgtttgtgatggATGAGGAGTACAAACGTGGCGGCCGTAGCGACAAGTCGAACAACCAGTCTGGGTCTGCTTCTACTGCGGCCATCCCACCTGCTTCCGCCACTGCCTCGGTTGCTGGATCTACCACTGCCGTCGGATCTGCTGGTCTCACGGCGCCTGAAACCTCACACGCCAACGTCTCGTCGACAAGCGTGTCTGCACCGCAGTTCCGACACAAGCGACTGTGCGAGCGGTGGCTGGACAATCTGTTTATGGTGCTGTACGAGGATCTCAAGGTGTACACTGTGTGGCGGGCCGAGATGCTGTACTCGCAGAGCGAAAACCGGCCGTTTGAGAAACATGCGCTGGAGTGGGAGATTTTGGGTCTGGTTGCATTCCGTCTGCGGCATTATAACGAGGCTGTTGACGCATTTATGCACTCGCTTTCGGCTCGGTTCTCTGCACGTGTGTGCTGGAAGCTCTTGCAGTACTACTCGGACGTGTATcccgagcaggagaagcagcttgCTCCTCAGGTGAGCAAGACTGTTGCCCgggtggccgaggagcGGGAGATTGATGTGCTTGTGCGGCTCGTGTCCTTCAACCACCGGTGCTACTCGGTTTTCTCCGTCAAGCTTATTGAGGCGTACCGAAAGCTGGTGGATCGGGACGGCCTGGTCAAGATCCAGAACCGGATCCGAGCCATTTTCTATGATGACAAGGGCGTGTTGGAGCTGGTCAACGAGGTGTTCCAGGGAATTCACTAG
- a CDS encoding uncharacterized protein (Compare to YALI0C02541g, similar to uniprot|O74395 Schizosaccharomyces pombe MFS efflux transporter of unknown specificity), which translates to MKWLTSLRNSVVGGPHLYNNDKDSCSECDSDTESVSWTRKMFDPPVKQQREDYTDSEDEAGAPSGSREMEQLTTIWTKTDLYMAWASMLLLSVAIGMMIQTVSVYSTYATSDFNQMSLLSALNVVKSVMYIATRPILAKFADVLGRFETVLICIVIFTVGFIMLSASPNIGTYFAAHIFYIFGQVGIQFMEQVFAADTSDLKNRMFFVVLPNLCYLFTPWCAAPITNAILKHSTWHWGYGMWCITVPVVSIPALTIMFRHRMKARKMGLECARSGLSNVKTAMRQFDIIGLILFTGGISLLFLAVTLVKTSKSWSQPHVLSMIIIGPILLILFPIWEKLYPKYPFLPFSALKDRTLITGCIIVALYSLAYYIYAPYYTAWLLVCKNLSVTAATNTRVTWTVASTFGSLLVAPLIRYTYRLKPTIILGGCLYMLGLGLTYRYRQPDNSLAQFIIAQVIEGLGTGMIQYPVLVLIQAVVSHKQVVAATAIFYSSISVGGVIGDAISGSMYRQQYPKRLADYAPFLSEKDIDTMVNNVNAPLKYAWGSEERTAIIAAFNNVYRHLLYGPVIVGGALILFAVTLPNVDLSQMEERVKGVVFGNTNKKETERNDDENQDLGSEKSCQKDNVVETKV; encoded by the coding sequence ATGAAGTGGCTCACCTCACTCAGAAACTCCGTCGTAGGAGGTCCCCATCTCTACAACAATGACAAGGACAGCTGCTCAGAGTGCGATTCAGACACCGAATCAGTCTCTTGGACTAGAAAGATGTTCGATCCCCCGGTGAAACAACAGCGGGAAGATTACACAGACTCCGAAGACGAAGCTGGAGCTCCTTCGGGATCTCGTGAAATGGAACAACTGACCACCATTTGGACCAAGACGGATCTTTACATGGCCTGGGCTTCCATGCTTCTGCTTTCTGTCGCCATTGGAATGATGATCCAGACCGTGTCTGTATACTCCACGTACGCCACCTCAGACTTCAACCAAATGTCGCTTCTGTCGGCCCTCAATGTGGTCAAATCGGTCATGTACATTGCTACACGGCCCATTCTGGCCAAGTTTGCCGACGTTCTGGGCCGTTTTGAAACAGTGCTCATCTGTATCGTCATCTTCACTGTTGGATTCATCATGCTGTCGGCCTCACCCAACATTGGCACCTACTTTGCAGCCCACATCTTCTACATCTTTGGCCAGGTGGGTATCCAGTTCATGGAACAGGTGTTTGCCGCCGACACTTCGGATCTTAAAAACCGCATGTTCTTTGTCGTCCTTCCAAACCTCTGCTATCTCTTCACCCCTTGGTGTGCAGCTCCTATCACGAACGCCATTCTCAAACACTCGACTTGGCATTGGGGCTACGGAATGTGGTGCATAACCGTGCCGGTTGTATCTATCCCAGCCCTCACCATCATGTTCAGACACAGGATGAAGGCCCGCAAAATGGGCCTGGAATGCGCAAGATCGGGTCTGAGCAATGTCAAAACAGCCATGCGCCAGTTTGACATTATAGGACTCATTCTGTTCACTGGAGGAATCAgtctgttgtttctggCTGTTACTCTCGTCAAAACCTCAAAGTCCTGGAGCCAGCCACATGTGCTGTCTATGATCATCATCGGACCTATCCTGCTCATACTGTTCCCCATCTGGGAAAAACTCTACCCCAAGTACCCCTTCCTGCCCTTCTCAGCTCTCAAAGACAGAACTCTCATCACCGGCTGCATCATCGTCGCCCTCTACTCTCTGGCTTACTACATCTACGCTCCCTACTACACGGCCTGGCTGCTGGTGTGCAAGAACCTGTCTGTCACCGCTGCTACAAACACCCGAGTCACCTGGACCGTGGCTTCCACCTTTGGTTCGCTCCTAGTCGCCCCTCTCATCAGATACACCTACCGACTGAAACCAACAATCATTCTGGGAGGGTGTCTGTACATGCTGGGTCTGGGGCTCACCTACAGATACCGACAACCGGACAACTCGCTGGCCCAATTCATCATTGCGCAAGTCATTGAAGGACTGGGAACAGGAATGATCCAGTATCCGGTGCTGGTTCTCATTCAGGCCGTGGTATCCCACAAACAGGTGGTAGCAGCGACTGCCATCTTCTACTCCTCAATCTCTGTAGGAGGAGTCATTGGAGACGCCATTTCAGGCTCCATGTACAGACAACAGTATCCCAAAAGACTGGCAGACTACGCTCCGTTCCTTTCGGAAAAAGACATTGACACCATGGTCAACAATGTCAATGCTCCATTGAAGTACGCCTGGGGCTCTGAGGAGAGAACCGCCATCATTGCAGCTTTCAACAACGTCTACAGACACCTGCTCTACGGCCCAGTCAttgttggaggagctctgATCCTCTTTGCCGTCACTCTTCCTAATGTCGATCTTAGTCAGATGGAAGAGAGAGTCAAGGGTGTTGTCTTTGGAAATACCAACAAGAAAGAGACCGAGAGAAACGATGATGAGAACCAAGACCTCGGTTCTGAAAAGTCCTGCCAGAAAGACAATGTCGTCGAGACAAAGGTCTAA
- a CDS encoding uncharacterized protein (Compare to YALI0C02475g, similar to Saccharomyces cerevisiae ALG12 (YNR030W); ancestral locus Anc_6.338, similar to uniprot|P53730 Saccharomyces cerevisiae YNR030w ECM39 involved in cell wall biogenesis and architecture singleton) codes for MQLDHFDYMVIVMVGFYLTLAPFTKVEESFNMQAIHDIVYFGVSDLSKYDHVDFPGVVPRTFVGAGVLGIIARGLKGAVFKGAMKFDIQLLTRGALGIINAVCFMFLRHSIADFFTLSRYPNLGNIIASFFAAFQFSQFHMIYYASRTLPNMMAMPLVTFALSKAVAGEFESTITLLAVAGSIFRVEILLLTAIFTVLCLVQRRVYLSKAVVAGLKGALIGSTISIGVDSYFWQNGTPSFNPLEQFKLVFPELQGFIFNVIEGNSSEWGVSPYSQYFLVDLPKLILNPVVLLLIPYGYIKDPSGKRGHLRLLGLTATIYVAIYSLQPHKEWRFIIYTVPIFTLLAAVGATSIWEKRNTNKIYMVGSVIIILTTFLTFVLSCFMGSISSFNYPGGFALEAFHDLPEVAKHTFHFGERGQAYVDPIMVHVDVPTCMTGAIRFGESEDFTESGAIIYDKTEDKETLEDLWDGFDYVITAEKRPDMDLADTITALTRVDAKEALRTFSAAVKDPSGTANEFVRVLKLAFGEDVNDAYLELEKVWDRIVVTEPALFIYKRKESQEV; via the coding sequence ATGCAATTGGACCATTTCGACTACATGGTCATTGTGATGGTGGGTTTCTACCTCACTTTGGCGCCTTTcaccaaggtggaggagtccTTCAACATGCAGGCCATCCACGACATTGTCTACTTTGGCGTGTCCGATCTGTCCAAGTACGATCATGTTGATTTCCCCGGGGTGGTGCCTCGGACGTTTGTGGGAGCAGGAGTGTTGGGTATCATTGCCCGAGGTCTCAAGGGAGCGGTTTTCAAGGGAGCGATGAAGTTTGACATCCAGCTGCTGACTCGAGGAGCTCTGGGAATCATCAATGCGGTGTGTTTCATGTTTCTGAGACACTCCATTGCCGACTTCTTCACTCTGTCGCGGTACCCCAATCTGGGCAACATCATTGCGTCGTTTTTCGCCGCCTTCCAGTTCTCCCAGTTCCATATGATCTACTACGCCTCCCGGACTCTGCCCAACATGATGGCCATGCCTCTGGTTACTTTTGCGCTGAGCAAGGCCGTGGCCGGCGAGTTTGAGAGCACAATCACGCTGCTGGCTGTCGCCGGTTCGATTTTCCGTGTCGAAATTCTCCTCCTAACTGCCATCTTCACGGTCCTGTGTCTTGTGCAGCGACGAGTCTACCTGTCCAAGGCCGTGGTTGCCGGTCTCAAGGGCGCTCTCATCGGGTCCACAATTTCAATCGGCGTGGACTCGTACTTCTGGCAGAACGGAACTCCCTCGTTTAACCCGTTGGAGCAGTTCAAGCTAGTGTTCCCCGAACTCCAGGGCTTCATTTTCAACGTGATTGAGGGCAACTCGTCCGAGTGGGGAGTCTCGCCTTACTCGCAGTATTTCCTTGTCGACCTGCCCAAGCTGATTCTCAACCCTGTTGTCCTCCTGCTCATTCCTTACGGATATATTAAGGACCCCAGCGGAAAGAGAGGCCACCTGCGACTTCTGGGGCTCACTGCCACTATCTACGTGGCCATCTACTCTCTGCAGCCCCACAAGGAATGGCGATTCATCATCTATACCGTCCCCATCTTCACTCTGCTTGCTGCTGTAGGAGCCACTTCCATCTGGGAGAAACGAAACACCAACAAAATCTACATGGTGGGCTCTGTGATAATCATTCtcaccaccttcttgacctttgTTCTTTCCTGCTTCATGGGTTCGATCTCGTCTTTCAACTACCCCGGAGGATTTGCCCTGGAGGCCTTTCATGATCTGCCCGAGGTGGCTAAACACACCTTCCACTTTGGAGAACGAGGTCAGGCCTACGTGGACCCCATCATGGTCCATGTCGATGTCCCCACCTGTATGACTGGAGCTATTCGATTTGGCGAGTCTGAAGACTTTACAGAGTCCGGAGCCATCATCTATGACAAGACGGAAGATAAGGAGACTCTGGAAGACCTGTGGGACGGATTTGACTATGTTATCACTGCCGAAAAGCGGCCCGACATGGATCTCGCTGATACCATTACCGCTCTGACCCGGGTtgacgccaaggaggctctcAGAACCTTCTCTGCTGCCGTCAAGGACCCTTCTGGCACTGCCAACGAGTTCGTTCGGGTGCTCAAGCTGGCTTTTGGAGAGGACGTCAATGATGCCTacctggagctggaaaaggTCTGGGATCGAATTGTCGTCACTGAGCCTGCTTTGTTTATTTATAAGAGGAAGGAGAGCCAGGAGGTTTAG